One genomic window of Vibrio parahaemolyticus includes the following:
- the uvrB gene encoding excinuclease ABC subunit UvrB, which produces MSKVYELVSEYQPSGDQPTAIKQLLEGLDAGLAHQTLLGVTGSGKTFTLANVIAQAQRPAILLAPNKTLAAQLYGEMKSFFPNNAVEYFVSYYDYYQPEAYVPTTDTFIEKDASVNAHIEQMRLSATKALLERKDAIIVASVSAIYGLGDPESYLQMMLHLRRGDVIDQRDMLRRLAELQYSRNDVAFERGQFRVRGEVIDIFPAESDQDAVRVEMFDDEVDCISVFDPLTGVVKQRDLPRYTIYPKTHYVTPRDRILEAIESIKVELEVRKKQLLENNKLIEEQRISQRTQFDIEMMNELGFCSGIENYSRYLSGRSEGEPPPTLFDYLPHDGLLIIDESHVTVPQIGAMYKGDRSRKETLVEFGFRLPSALDNRPLKFEEFESLAPQTIFVSATPGNYELEKSAGEIADQVVRPTGLLDPILEVRPVATQVDDLLSEIRIRAAKEERVLVTTLTKRMAEDLTEYLHEHDVRVRYLHSDIDTVERVEIIRDLRLGEFDVLVGINLLREGLDMPEVSLVAILDADKEGFLRSERSLIQTIGRAARNIEGKAILYADSITKSMKKAMDETNRRREKQQAYNEKMGITPQALKRNIKDIMELGDITKSKRQRNTKQVPLSKVAEPSQTYEVMSPQQLEKEISRLEAAMYQHAQDLEFELAAEKRDEIEKLRAQFIANS; this is translated from the coding sequence ATGAGTAAAGTTTATGAACTGGTCTCTGAGTATCAGCCATCAGGTGACCAGCCAACCGCGATTAAGCAATTATTAGAAGGCTTAGATGCGGGGTTGGCGCATCAGACGCTTTTAGGTGTAACGGGTTCTGGTAAAACGTTCACGCTAGCGAATGTGATTGCTCAAGCACAGCGTCCTGCAATTTTACTGGCGCCAAATAAAACCCTCGCGGCTCAGTTGTATGGGGAAATGAAATCGTTCTTTCCTAACAATGCGGTCGAGTATTTTGTGTCTTACTACGACTACTACCAACCAGAAGCGTACGTACCTACAACTGACACCTTTATTGAAAAAGATGCGTCAGTGAACGCTCACATTGAGCAAATGCGTTTGTCTGCCACCAAAGCTTTACTAGAACGAAAAGATGCCATCATCGTCGCTTCTGTCTCGGCCATCTATGGTTTGGGTGATCCCGAGTCGTATTTACAGATGATGCTGCACTTACGCCGTGGTGACGTGATCGATCAGCGTGACATGCTTCGTCGCCTAGCGGAACTCCAATACTCGCGTAATGATGTCGCTTTTGAACGCGGTCAGTTCCGTGTTCGCGGCGAAGTGATTGACATATTCCCAGCCGAGTCTGACCAAGATGCTGTCCGTGTTGAAATGTTTGATGATGAAGTGGATTGTATCAGTGTGTTTGACCCATTGACGGGTGTCGTGAAACAAAGAGATTTGCCGCGTTACACGATTTACCCGAAAACGCACTACGTGACGCCCCGCGACCGTATTCTCGAAGCGATAGAAAGCATCAAAGTTGAGCTCGAAGTACGCAAGAAACAATTACTAGAGAATAACAAGCTAATAGAAGAGCAGCGCATTAGCCAGCGTACACAGTTTGATATCGAGATGATGAATGAGCTCGGTTTCTGCTCTGGTATCGAAAACTACTCACGTTATCTCAGTGGTCGTTCTGAGGGTGAGCCGCCTCCAACCTTGTTCGATTACTTGCCTCATGATGGTTTGCTTATCATCGATGAGTCCCACGTGACTGTACCGCAGATTGGTGCGATGTATAAAGGTGACCGTTCACGTAAAGAAACTCTGGTTGAGTTTGGTTTCCGCTTACCATCGGCGTTGGACAACCGTCCTCTAAAATTTGAAGAATTTGAGTCTCTTGCTCCGCAAACTATTTTCGTCTCGGCAACGCCGGGCAATTATGAGCTAGAGAAATCGGCAGGTGAAATTGCGGATCAAGTCGTGCGTCCTACCGGCTTGCTGGATCCAATACTCGAAGTTCGACCAGTCGCGACTCAGGTCGATGATCTATTGTCTGAAATTCGTATTCGTGCCGCCAAAGAGGAACGTGTTCTTGTTACGACTCTGACCAAACGAATGGCGGAAGATTTAACGGAATATCTGCATGAGCATGATGTTCGTGTTCGTTATCTTCACTCAGACATCGACACGGTAGAGCGCGTCGAGATCATTCGAGATTTGCGCTTAGGTGAGTTCGATGTCTTAGTGGGTATCAACTTGCTTCGAGAAGGTTTGGATATGCCGGAAGTCTCGCTGGTGGCAATTTTGGATGCCGACAAAGAAGGTTTCTTGCGTTCAGAACGTTCACTCATTCAGACGATAGGTCGTGCTGCACGAAACATTGAGGGTAAAGCGATTCTCTATGCGGATAGCATTACAAAATCGATGAAAAAAGCGATGGATGAAACAAATCGTCGTCGTGAGAAGCAGCAAGCGTACAACGAGAAAATGGGCATTACGCCGCAAGCGTTAAAACGTAATATCAAGGATATTATGGAATTGGGCGACATTACTAAGTCCAAACGTCAACGCAATACTAAGCAAGTGCCACTGTCTAAAGTGGCTGAACCATCTCAAACTTACGAAGTGATGTCTCCACAACAATTGGAGAAGGAAATCAGTCGACTAGAAGCGGCGATGTACCAACATGCTCAGGATCTGGAATTTGAGCTTGCGGCTGAGAAGCGTGATGAAATAGAAAAACTGCGTGCGCAATTCATCGCGAATAGCTAG
- the rsxB gene encoding electron transport complex subunit RsxB produces the protein MSTILIAIIALAVLAAIFGAILGFASIRFKVEADPIVDQIDAILPQTQCGQCGYPGCRPYAEAIANGDNINKCPPGGQATIEKLADLMGVEPEESAHDLDSKVPTVAFIHEDMCIGCTKCIQACPVDAIVGGTKAVHTVIKDECTGCDLCVAPCPTDCIEMIPVETTTDSWKWQLNAIPVVNITDAASDAANVKDSIK, from the coding sequence ATGAGTACGATTTTAATTGCGATCATCGCACTCGCTGTGCTTGCTGCGATTTTTGGCGCCATTCTTGGTTTTGCTTCTATTCGTTTTAAAGTTGAAGCGGATCCTATCGTGGATCAAATCGACGCGATTCTTCCACAAACACAATGTGGCCAATGTGGTTATCCAGGCTGTCGACCATACGCAGAAGCGATTGCGAATGGAGACAACATCAATAAGTGTCCTCCCGGCGGTCAAGCAACCATCGAAAAACTCGCAGACTTAATGGGTGTGGAACCTGAAGAGTCGGCACACGATCTAGACAGCAAAGTACCGACCGTTGCCTTCATTCACGAAGATATGTGTATCGGTTGTACTAAGTGTATTCAAGCTTGTCCTGTTGATGCGATTGTTGGTGGGACAAAAGCCGTTCACACGGTCATCAAAGACGAATGTACAGGCTGCGATTTGTGTGTCGCGCCATGTCCAACCGATTGTATTGAAATGATTCCTGTGGAAACCACCACAGATAGCTGGAAGTGGCAACTTAACGCCATCCCAGTGGTTAACATTACGGATGCTGCCAGCGATGCAGCGAACGTGAAAGATTCAATTAAGTAA
- the rsxG gene encoding electron transport complex subunit RsxG — translation MLTAIRKNGLTLAIFACATTGLVALTQYLTEDQIKLQEQKQLLSVLNQVIPETMHDNALTQSCTLVTSPELGTMHAMPTYIATKNGEPTAIAIESIAPDGYNGEIKVITGIDNQGKILGTRVLSHQETPGLGDKIDLRVTSWILGFTGKQVTEDNWNSWKVRKDGGDFDQFTGATITPRAVVKAVRNTVNYVNQSRDEILSQPLNCAGDNQ, via the coding sequence ATGTTAACCGCAATTAGAAAAAATGGTCTGACACTGGCGATCTTTGCTTGCGCCACAACAGGTTTGGTCGCGTTGACTCAGTACTTAACCGAAGATCAAATCAAGCTTCAGGAACAAAAGCAGCTACTTTCAGTGCTTAATCAAGTAATTCCTGAAACGATGCACGACAACGCATTAACTCAATCATGCACGTTGGTGACGTCTCCAGAGCTTGGCACGATGCACGCAATGCCTACCTACATTGCCACCAAAAATGGCGAGCCAACAGCCATCGCCATTGAGTCGATTGCACCAGATGGCTATAACGGTGAAATCAAAGTCATCACAGGTATCGATAATCAAGGTAAGATTTTAGGTACGCGCGTACTTAGCCATCAAGAAACACCGGGGCTAGGCGATAAAATAGATCTTCGCGTTACCAGTTGGATTCTTGGCTTCACGGGTAAGCAAGTCACCGAAGATAATTGGAATTCTTGGAAAGTTCGTAAAGATGGTGGAGACTTTGATCAGTTTACTGGCGCTACCATTACGCCTCGAGCTGTCGTCAAAGCAGTCAGAAACACCGTAAACTACGTAAATCAATCTCGTGATGAGATTCTCAGCCAGCCACTAAACTGCGCAGGAGACAATCAATGA
- the luxU gene encoding quorum-sensing phosphorelay protein LuxU, translating to MTILNQQKIDELSMEIGSDNVPVLLDIFLGEMDTYIDNLSQLEGSERLMYLKEISHALKSSAASFGADSLCELAMSIDKKAKSGDLVEQGSEVNTMLDRLNETRDAYRSWTQ from the coding sequence ATGACGATATTGAATCAACAAAAAATAGATGAACTGTCGATGGAAATCGGCAGTGATAACGTGCCTGTTTTGCTCGATATTTTTTTGGGTGAGATGGATACGTACATCGACAACTTGTCGCAGTTAGAAGGTTCAGAGCGCTTAATGTATTTGAAAGAGATCAGCCATGCGCTAAAAAGCAGTGCTGCGAGTTTCGGAGCCGACAGTTTGTGTGAGTTAGCGATGTCTATCGATAAAAAAGCCAAATCTGGTGATTTAGTTGAACAGGGGAGTGAGGTTAACACTATGCTTGATCGCTTGAATGAAACACGCGACGCGTATCGCTCTTGGACTCAATAA
- the rsxC gene encoding electron transport complex subunit RsxC: protein MLSLIEQIRTGSLWDFPGGVHPAENKKQSNKADLVRASIPAEIILPLKQHIGKAGNLLVSVGEHVLKGQALTQSETGFTVPVHAPTSGTITAIEPRTVAHPSGLSELCAVITPDGQDTWCEKSPIADYTQESADALIDIIRLAGISGMGGAGFPTAKKIQSGIARTEILIVNAAECEPYITADDKLMQEHAEELIQGIEIVEHILKPKLTIIGIEDNKPDAIKALESAALNKDIVIRVIPTKYPSGGEKQLIKILTNKEVPSGSIPADIGILVQNVGSLYSIKRAIIDGEPMIERVVTLTGKTFKQPRNVWAILGTPVQALLDEFGYKADKKLQRLIMGGPMMGFTLPHSQVPITKTANCILAPTRHEISAHQYEMECIRCGQCAEACPASLLPQQLQWHAKAEEYDKLEELNLKDCIECGACAFVCPSEIPLVQYYRQAKAEIRTRTQEAEAAERAKLRFEEKKARMEREKAERENRFKKAADDRRKEMKSTGGDDAIAAAIARVKAQKSNEENKAEPAVKPAVAAAIAKAKAKQAEAAKVGATEPDNSEMSKLREERKRLARERKAEKEQSETPANNADDKKSAVAAAIARAKAKKAQQEENASEAPEDKKAAVAAAIARAKARKAQQETESQPVEETASQELTEDPKKAAVTAAIARAKARKAQQETESQPVEETASQEPTEDPKKAAVAAAIARAKARKAPQETESQPVEETASQELGEDPKKAAVAAAIARAKARKAQQETESQPVEETASQEPTEDPKKAAVAAAIARAKARKAQQETESQPVEETASQEPTEDPKKAAVAAAIARAKARKAQQETESQPVEETASQEPTEDPKKAAVAAAIARAKARKAQQETESQPVEETASQEPTEDPKKAAVAAAIARAKARKAQQDANKNNTEENE, encoded by the coding sequence ATGTTGTCTTTGATTGAACAAATTCGTACAGGCTCGCTTTGGGACTTCCCAGGCGGTGTGCATCCGGCAGAAAACAAAAAACAATCCAATAAAGCCGACTTAGTGCGAGCATCCATTCCCGCTGAAATCATTCTTCCGCTGAAACAGCACATTGGTAAAGCGGGTAACTTGTTGGTCTCTGTTGGTGAGCACGTTTTAAAAGGACAAGCTTTAACCCAATCAGAAACTGGGTTTACAGTGCCCGTACATGCGCCAACTTCTGGCACTATTACTGCCATCGAGCCTCGAACGGTGGCTCACCCTTCTGGTTTGAGCGAATTGTGCGCCGTCATCACTCCTGACGGCCAAGATACTTGGTGTGAAAAGTCACCTATCGCTGACTACACTCAAGAATCCGCCGATGCACTCATCGACATTATTCGCCTTGCTGGCATTTCAGGGATGGGTGGTGCTGGCTTCCCTACCGCGAAAAAGATCCAATCGGGCATTGCTCGTACAGAAATCCTGATTGTGAATGCAGCAGAATGTGAACCGTACATCACGGCCGATGACAAACTGATGCAGGAGCATGCCGAAGAGCTTATCCAGGGTATCGAAATTGTCGAACATATCCTTAAGCCAAAACTGACGATCATTGGTATCGAAGATAACAAACCAGATGCCATTAAAGCGTTGGAAAGTGCCGCGCTGAACAAGGACATTGTTATTCGAGTAATCCCGACGAAATACCCATCGGGCGGTGAAAAGCAGCTGATAAAGATTCTGACCAACAAGGAAGTTCCTAGCGGCTCTATCCCTGCAGATATTGGCATCTTGGTTCAAAACGTCGGTTCTTTATACTCAATTAAGCGCGCTATCATCGATGGCGAGCCAATGATCGAACGTGTCGTTACGTTAACAGGTAAAACCTTTAAACAGCCTCGAAACGTATGGGCGATCTTGGGTACCCCAGTTCAAGCACTGCTCGACGAATTCGGGTACAAAGCCGATAAAAAACTTCAGCGTTTGATCATGGGCGGACCAATGATGGGCTTTACCCTGCCCCACTCACAGGTTCCTATCACCAAAACGGCGAACTGTATTTTAGCTCCGACTCGTCACGAGATTTCAGCTCATCAATACGAGATGGAATGTATACGTTGTGGTCAATGTGCGGAAGCTTGTCCTGCATCTCTACTGCCACAGCAGCTTCAATGGCATGCCAAGGCCGAAGAATATGACAAGCTAGAAGAACTAAATCTAAAAGATTGTATCGAGTGTGGCGCTTGTGCGTTTGTTTGTCCAAGTGAAATTCCACTGGTGCAATATTACCGCCAAGCAAAAGCAGAAATTCGTACTCGAACTCAAGAAGCAGAAGCCGCAGAGCGTGCGAAACTGCGCTTCGAAGAGAAAAAAGCGCGTATGGAGCGCGAAAAAGCAGAACGTGAGAACCGCTTCAAGAAAGCCGCGGATGACCGTCGAAAAGAGATGAAGTCAACCGGTGGTGATGATGCGATCGCCGCAGCCATTGCTCGTGTTAAAGCACAAAAATCGAACGAAGAGAATAAAGCTGAGCCAGCAGTTAAACCTGCTGTCGCGGCTGCCATTGCCAAAGCAAAAGCGAAGCAAGCCGAAGCAGCAAAAGTTGGTGCAACTGAGCCTGACAACTCCGAAATGTCAAAACTGCGTGAAGAGCGCAAGCGTCTTGCTCGTGAACGTAAAGCAGAAAAAGAACAAAGCGAAACCCCTGCTAACAATGCTGATGACAAAAAGTCCGCAGTTGCTGCAGCAATCGCACGCGCGAAAGCGAAAAAAGCTCAGCAGGAAGAAAACGCATCTGAAGCGCCAGAAGATAAAAAAGCTGCAGTAGCCGCTGCTATTGCTCGAGCAAAAGCGCGCAAAGCACAACAAGAAACTGAATCGCAACCTGTTGAAGAAACAGCTTCTCAAGAGCTAACCGAAGATCCGAAGAAAGCTGCAGTCACTGCTGCTATCGCTCGTGCAAAAGCGCGTAAAGCACAACAAGAAACTGAATCTCAACCTGTTGAAGAAACAGCTTCTCAAGAGCCAACCGAAGATCCGAAGAAAGCCGCAGTTGCAGCCGCTATTGCTCGTGCAAAAGCGCGCAAAGCACCACAAGAAACTGAATCTCAACCTGTTGAAGAAACAGCTTCTCAAGAGCTTGGCGAAGATCCGAAGAAAGCCGCAGTTGCAGCCGCTATTGCTCGTGCAAAAGCGCGTAAAGCGCAACAAGAGACTGAATCTCAACCTGTTGAAGAAACTGCTTCTCAAGAGCCAACCGAAGATCCGAAGAAAGCCGCAGTTGCAGCCGCTATTGCTCGTGCAAAAGCGCGTAAAGCGCAACAAGAAACTGAATCGCAACCTGTTGAAGAAACTGCTTCTCAAGAGCCAACCGAAGATCCGAAGAAAGCCGCAGTTGCAGCCGCTATTGCTCGTGCAAAAGCGCGCAAAGCGCAACAAGAGACTGAATCGCAACCTGTTGAAGAAACTGCTTCTCAAGAGCCAACCGAAGATCCGAAGAAAGCCGCAGTTGCAGCCGCTATTGCTCGTGCAAAAGCGCGCAAAGCGCAACAAGAGACTGAATCTCAACCTGTTGAAGAAACTGCTTCTCAAGAGCCAACCGAAGATCCGAAGAAAGCCGCAGTCGCTGCTGCTATTGCTCGTGCAAAAGCGCGTAAAGCTCAACAAGACGCGAATAAAAATAATACCGAGGAGAACGAGTAA
- the rsxA gene encoding electron transport complex subunit RsxA, with product MTEYVLLLVGTVLVNNFVLVKFLGLCPFMGVSKKLETAIGMGLATTFVLTLASVCAYLVESYILRPLGIEYLRTMSFILVIAVVVQFTEMVVHKTSPTLYRLLGIFLPLITTNCAVLGVALLNINENHNFIESIIYGFGAAVGFSLVLILFASMRERIAAADVPVPFKGASIAMITAGLMSLAFMGFTGLVK from the coding sequence ATGACCGAATATGTTTTGTTGTTGGTCGGCACTGTGCTGGTGAACAACTTTGTACTGGTGAAGTTTTTGGGCTTGTGTCCATTTATGGGCGTGTCTAAAAAACTGGAAACAGCAATAGGCATGGGGTTAGCAACCACTTTTGTGCTAACCCTCGCATCTGTGTGTGCGTACTTAGTGGAAAGCTATATCTTGCGACCGCTCGGTATCGAGTACTTAAGAACCATGAGCTTTATTTTGGTGATCGCTGTCGTGGTACAGTTCACCGAGATGGTTGTACACAAAACTAGCCCGACCCTTTATCGCTTGCTTGGTATCTTCTTACCGCTGATCACGACCAACTGTGCCGTATTGGGTGTTGCACTTCTCAACATCAATGAGAATCATAACTTCATCGAATCTATCATTTATGGTTTTGGTGCAGCCGTCGGTTTCTCGCTTGTATTGATCCTTTTTGCTTCTATGCGTGAGCGTATCGCTGCGGCTGACGTGCCTGTTCCATTTAAAGGTGCATCGATTGCAATGATCACTGCGGGTTTAATGTCGCTTGCTTTCATGGGCTTTACAGGTTTGGTGAAGTAA
- the luxO gene encoding quorum-sensing sigma-54 dependent transcriptional regulator LuxO, producing MQQKTEGQKSRYLLMVEDTASVAALYRSYLTPLGIDINIVGTGRDAIESLNHRIPDLILLDLRLPDMTGMDVLHAVKKSHPDVPIIFMTAHGSIDTAVEAMRHGSQDFLIKPCEADRLRVTVNNAIRKATKLKNEADNPGNQNYQGFIGSSQTMQQVYRTIDSVASSKASIFITGESGTGKEVCAEAIHAASKRGDKPFIAINCAAIPKDLIKSELFGHVKGAFTGAANDRQGAAELADGGTLFLDELCEMDLDLQTKLLRFIQTGTFQKVGSSKMKSVDVRFVCATNRDPWKEVQEGRFREDLYYRLYVIPLHLPPLRERGEDVIEIAYSLLGYMSHEEGKNFVRFSQEVIDRFNSYEWPGNVRQLQNVLRNIVVLNNGKEITLDMLPPPLNQPLDRPSVSKLIEPKAMTVSEIMPLWMTEKMAIEQAIEACDGNIPRAAGYLDVSPSTIYRKLQAWNGKEERQKV from the coding sequence ATGCAACAAAAAACTGAAGGCCAAAAATCTCGTTACCTTCTGATGGTTGAGGATACAGCATCGGTTGCGGCGTTATACCGCTCGTACCTCACGCCGTTAGGGATCGACATTAATATTGTCGGTACAGGTAGAGATGCCATTGAAAGTCTCAATCATCGAATTCCAGATCTTATTCTTCTTGATCTTCGTCTGCCTGATATGACGGGGATGGATGTTTTGCATGCCGTTAAAAAGAGTCATCCAGATGTGCCGATCATTTTCATGACGGCTCATGGCTCTATCGATACAGCGGTAGAAGCGATGCGTCATGGCTCTCAAGACTTTTTGATCAAACCGTGTGAAGCAGACCGTCTGCGTGTTACGGTCAACAACGCAATTCGAAAAGCAACTAAACTAAAAAATGAAGCAGATAATCCGGGTAATCAGAATTACCAAGGTTTTATCGGCAGCAGCCAAACCATGCAGCAGGTCTATCGCACCATTGACTCTGTCGCTAGCAGTAAAGCGAGTATCTTTATTACTGGTGAAAGTGGTACGGGTAAAGAGGTATGCGCAGAAGCCATCCACGCTGCAAGCAAACGTGGTGATAAGCCGTTTATTGCCATCAACTGTGCAGCCATACCTAAAGACTTAATTAAAAGTGAACTATTTGGTCACGTAAAAGGGGCATTTACTGGTGCGGCAAATGACCGTCAAGGTGCCGCTGAGTTAGCCGATGGTGGCACGTTGTTCCTCGATGAATTGTGTGAAATGGATTTGGACTTACAAACCAAATTATTGCGATTCATCCAAACCGGTACGTTCCAGAAAGTGGGTTCTTCAAAAATGAAGAGTGTGGACGTGCGCTTCGTTTGTGCGACCAACCGAGACCCTTGGAAAGAAGTTCAAGAAGGGCGTTTCCGCGAAGACTTATACTACCGTTTATACGTGATTCCTTTGCATCTTCCGCCTCTTCGCGAACGTGGTGAAGATGTGATTGAAATTGCGTACTCACTGTTAGGCTACATGTCTCATGAAGAGGGCAAAAACTTTGTCCGCTTTTCTCAAGAAGTGATTGACCGCTTTAACAGTTATGAGTGGCCGGGTAACGTCCGACAACTACAAAACGTACTACGCAATATCGTGGTGCTCAACAACGGCAAAGAAATTACGTTAGATATGTTGCCACCGCCGCTGAATCAACCGTTAGATAGGCCATCTGTATCTAAACTGATTGAGCCAAAAGCGATGACTGTTTCAGAGATCATGCCGCTATGGATGACAGAGAAAATGGCGATTGAGCAAGCGATTGAGGCGTGTGACGGCAATATTCCAAGAGCCGCTGGGTATCTTGATGTCAGTCCGTCAACGATTTACCGCAAACTACAAGCATGGAATGGTAAAGAAGAGCGGCAGAAGGTGTAA
- the rsxD gene encoding electron transport complex subunit RsxD — MSFFIASSPHAHSRRSTPDLMKWVALCAIPGLAAQTYYFGWGTLIQLIFAIAVAVSLEALVMICRKRSPMRALRDNSAIVTAWLLAVAIPPWSPWWIIVIGLIFAIVIAKHLYGGIGQNLFNPAMVAYVVLLISFPVQMTSWSAPTQLIPDHVNFADTLSLIFTGFDYDGLSLQQVRAGVDGVTMATPLDAFKTGIHTGATPSEVLSQPIFGGLAGIGWQWVNIAYLIGGLVMIKKRIIQWYIPAGFLTSLTLFSLIFSVITPGETASPIFHLLSGATMLGAFFIATDPVSASTTVKGRLIFGALIGALVFIIRSWGGFPDGVAFAVLLANMCVPLIDYYTKPRTYGH; from the coding sequence ATGTCGTTTTTTATTGCCAGTTCACCGCATGCGCATAGTCGTCGCAGCACGCCTGACTTAATGAAATGGGTAGCCTTATGTGCTATCCCTGGCTTGGCAGCGCAAACTTACTACTTTGGTTGGGGCACATTAATCCAGCTGATTTTTGCTATCGCCGTTGCAGTATCACTTGAAGCACTCGTGATGATCTGTCGTAAACGCTCGCCAATGAGAGCGTTACGAGACAACAGTGCAATTGTCACCGCATGGCTACTCGCCGTTGCCATTCCACCTTGGTCTCCGTGGTGGATCATAGTTATTGGTTTAATTTTTGCGATTGTGATTGCCAAACATCTTTATGGCGGCATTGGACAGAATCTCTTCAACCCAGCAATGGTCGCTTACGTTGTACTTTTGATTTCCTTCCCGGTTCAAATGACCAGTTGGAGTGCACCAACACAGTTGATTCCAGACCATGTGAATTTCGCAGATACCCTCTCTTTGATTTTCACTGGTTTTGATTATGACGGTCTTTCATTGCAACAAGTTCGTGCTGGTGTTGATGGTGTAACAATGGCAACTCCACTGGATGCCTTTAAAACAGGTATTCACACGGGAGCAACCCCTAGTGAAGTGCTTTCACAGCCGATCTTTGGTGGCTTGGCTGGCATCGGCTGGCAGTGGGTGAACATAGCCTACCTGATTGGCGGCTTAGTGATGATCAAAAAACGCATCATTCAGTGGTACATTCCAGCAGGCTTCCTCACGAGTTTGACTCTGTTTAGCCTTATTTTCAGCGTTATCACGCCGGGAGAGACGGCTTCGCCAATCTTCCATCTGCTGTCAGGCGCAACCATGCTAGGTGCGTTCTTTATTGCGACAGATCCAGTATCGGCATCTACCACAGTAAAGGGTCGCCTTATTTTTGGTGCGCTGATCGGTGCTCTTGTCTTTATTATTCGTAGTTGGGGCGGCTTCCCTGATGGCGTCGCCTTTGCGGTTCTTTTAGCCAACATGTGCGTTCCGCTTATCGACTACTACACCAAACCTAGAACTTACGGCCACTGA
- a CDS encoding YvcK family protein, with translation MNIYTDKKVVAVGGGHGLGRMLAALKDFGSNATGIVATTDNGGSTGRIRHCQGGIAWGDTRNCINQLITEPSISSMMFEYRFKGTGELDGHNLGNLMLTALDNLSVRPLDAINLIRNMLKVDVNILPMSEHPSDLSALSVNGQWVTGETNVDEMETDLRRLDLSPEVPATKEAVTALAEADAIILGPGSFLTSIMPPLLLPELGKAIAANRKAKVIFVANLSPEYGPAGRMSMAQKLEWCERACQGRRIDVVLAEETDQKVLEQWNVVTESLASTNRDWRHDRDKLKAAIENQLLTK, from the coding sequence AAAAGACTTTGGCAGCAATGCTACGGGCATTGTTGCCACAACCGACAATGGTGGTTCAACTGGGCGTATTCGTCACTGCCAAGGTGGCATCGCTTGGGGAGACACCAGAAACTGCATCAACCAGCTAATCACTGAACCATCTATCAGTTCGATGATGTTCGAATACCGCTTTAAAGGTACGGGAGAGCTGGACGGCCACAACCTTGGCAATTTGATGCTAACAGCATTGGATAACTTGTCGGTTCGACCGCTGGATGCAATCAATCTGATCCGAAACATGCTTAAGGTTGATGTCAATATTCTGCCAATGTCAGAGCACCCTTCGGATTTGTCTGCGCTTTCAGTGAACGGTCAATGGGTCACAGGTGAAACCAATGTGGATGAGATGGAAACCGACTTACGTCGCTTAGATCTTTCACCAGAAGTTCCAGCCACTAAAGAAGCCGTTACTGCTCTGGCAGAAGCCGATGCAATCATTCTTGGCCCAGGCAGTTTCCTCACCAGTATTATGCCGCCACTGTTATTGCCTGAGCTGGGCAAAGCCATTGCAGCAAACCGAAAAGCGAAGGTGATATTCGTCGCTAACCTCAGCCCTGAATACGGCCCAGCAGGTCGAATGTCGATGGCGCAAAAGCTGGAATGGTGTGAACGTGCGTGCCAAGGACGAAGAATCGATGTCGTCCTTGCCGAAGAAACGGACCAGAAAGTGTTGGAACAATGGAACGTCGTTACCGAATCATTAGCCTCAACCAACCGAGATTGGCGTCACGACCGAGATAAGTTGAAAGCAGCGATAGAAAACCAACTACTCACTAAGTAG